In a genomic window of Nodosilinea sp. E11:
- a CDS encoding RsmB/NOP family class I SAM-dependent RNA methyltransferase, which yields MGASNLLLKLSRRLWSEESDRAAFIDALVHPQPYPAAIVWTQPRPEQVPFAIAPPLPWQPAWVDRLAADQRPGRHALHQAGAYYCLDMASVFAAAVFSAIAIPVESVLDLCAAPGGKSLLARQAFHPDRLWCNEVVRKRVKILISNLKRCGATEALVFNLDPQAFAEQMPHSASVVIVDAPCSGQSLLAKGDQALGCFHPVTIKKNASRQKRILTSAAQTVAGGGYLAYMTCTFSSEENEQVAEWLLKKFPQFEAVEVPVLADYASPLASFPCYRLWPQSGLGAGGFTVLLRHRQEPLPPVDLSLLTAKAMPIYGDRPPPDSGTTGHPSL from the coding sequence ATGGGCGCTTCTAACCTGCTGCTAAAACTGAGTCGTCGGCTATGGTCTGAGGAGAGCGATCGCGCTGCCTTTATCGATGCCTTAGTCCACCCTCAACCCTACCCTGCCGCCATTGTCTGGACTCAGCCGCGTCCCGAGCAGGTTCCCTTTGCGATCGCGCCGCCGCTGCCCTGGCAGCCGGCTTGGGTAGATCGCCTGGCGGCGGATCAGCGACCTGGGCGCCATGCCCTGCACCAGGCGGGGGCTTACTACTGCCTAGATATGGCTTCGGTATTTGCGGCGGCTGTGTTCAGCGCGATCGCGATCCCGGTAGAGTCAGTGCTCGATCTCTGTGCCGCCCCTGGGGGAAAGAGCCTGCTGGCGCGCCAGGCATTTCATCCCGATCGCCTCTGGTGCAACGAGGTCGTTCGCAAACGGGTCAAAATTTTAATCTCAAACCTCAAGCGGTGCGGGGCGACTGAGGCGCTGGTGTTCAACCTCGATCCTCAAGCCTTTGCTGAGCAGATGCCCCACAGTGCCTCGGTGGTCATTGTCGATGCCCCCTGTAGTGGGCAGTCGCTGCTGGCGAAGGGCGATCAGGCCCTGGGCTGTTTTCATCCGGTCACCATCAAAAAAAATGCCAGCCGTCAAAAACGTATTCTCACCAGCGCCGCCCAAACCGTGGCCGGGGGCGGTTACTTGGCCTACATGACCTGTACCTTTTCCTCAGAAGAAAATGAGCAAGTCGCTGAATGGCTACTCAAAAAATTTCCTCAGTTTGAAGCGGTTGAGGTGCCCGTCCTGGCTGACTACGCTTCGCCCCTGGCCAGCTTTCCCTGCTACCGGCTGTGGCCTCAATCGGGGCTCGGGGCAGGCGGTTTTACCGTTCTTCTGCGCCACCGACAAGAGCCCTTGCCGCCCGTCGATCTCAGCTTGCTGACTGCTAAAGCCATGCCGATCTACGGCGATCGCCCCCCACCCGACAGTGGCACAACCGGCCATCCCTCGCTCTAG
- the gatB gene encoding Asp-tRNA(Asn)/Glu-tRNA(Gln) amidotransferase subunit GatB, whose product MTTAAPAKTKYEAVIGLETHCQLCTETKIFSPASTAFGADPNTYIDPIVLGMPGVLPVLNQRVLEYAVKAGLALNCQIAPYSKFDRKQYFYPDLPKNYQISQYDLPIAEHGWLEIELIDKKTKAATRKRIGITRLHMEEDAGKLVHGGSASGIARNETRIDGSTHSLVDYNRAGVPLIEIVSEPDIRTGQEAAEYAQELRRIVRYLGVSDGNMQEGSLRCDVNISVRPVGQAEFGTKVEIKNMNSFSAIQKAIEYEIERQVKANEAGETIVQETRLWDESSQRTKSMRVKEGSSDYRYFPEPDLPPIVVSVEQKESWLADLPELPAQKRTRYETDFGLSPYDARVLSDERAITEYFEATVAAGADPKLTSNWITQDIAAYLNTERLSIDALPLTPVALAELVQLIEAGTISNKIGKDLLPELLTQGGSPKALVEERGLSQISDPAEIEAMIDEVLAAHPEELAAYRGGKKKLQGFFVGQLMKQSGGRVDPKLSNQLLSQKLNQ is encoded by the coding sequence ATGACCACTGCGGCCCCTGCCAAAACCAAGTATGAAGCTGTCATCGGTCTTGAAACCCACTGCCAGCTGTGCACCGAAACCAAAATTTTCTCTCCGGCCTCCACGGCCTTTGGTGCCGACCCCAACACCTACATCGACCCCATTGTGCTAGGCATGCCTGGGGTGCTGCCGGTGCTCAACCAGCGGGTGCTAGAGTACGCCGTAAAAGCTGGGCTAGCGTTAAATTGCCAAATTGCGCCCTACTCCAAGTTTGACCGCAAGCAGTACTTCTACCCCGACCTCCCTAAAAATTATCAAATCTCCCAATACGATCTGCCTATTGCTGAGCATGGCTGGCTAGAAATTGAGCTGATCGATAAGAAAACTAAGGCCGCCACCCGCAAGCGCATCGGCATCACCCGCCTGCATATGGAAGAAGACGCGGGTAAATTGGTGCACGGCGGCAGCGCTAGCGGAATCGCGCGGAACGAGACTCGCATTGATGGCTCGACCCATTCTCTAGTCGACTACAACCGAGCTGGCGTGCCGCTGATTGAAATTGTCTCTGAACCCGACATTCGCACCGGTCAAGAGGCCGCTGAGTATGCCCAGGAACTGCGCCGCATTGTGCGCTATCTGGGGGTTAGCGACGGCAACATGCAGGAAGGGTCGCTCCGCTGCGACGTGAATATCTCCGTGCGTCCGGTGGGCCAAGCCGAGTTTGGCACCAAGGTGGAGATCAAAAACATGAACTCCTTCAGTGCCATTCAAAAGGCGATCGAGTACGAAATCGAGCGGCAGGTCAAGGCCAACGAAGCGGGCGAAACCATCGTTCAAGAAACTCGTCTGTGGGATGAAAGCAGCCAGCGCACGAAGAGCATGCGGGTCAAAGAAGGCTCCAGCGACTACCGCTACTTTCCCGAGCCCGATCTGCCGCCGATTGTGGTGTCGGTGGAGCAAAAAGAGAGCTGGCTAGCCGATCTGCCTGAGCTACCGGCCCAAAAGCGCACCCGCTACGAAACAGACTTCGGGCTATCTCCCTACGATGCTCGTGTGCTCAGCGATGAGCGGGCGATTACCGAATATTTTGAGGCAACCGTAGCCGCAGGGGCCGACCCCAAACTCACCTCCAACTGGATTACCCAGGACATCGCGGCCTACCTCAATACCGAAAGACTCTCGATTGATGCCCTGCCCCTGACCCCAGTTGCTCTAGCAGAGCTGGTGCAACTGATTGAGGCAGGCACCATTAGCAACAAAATCGGTAAAGATCTGCTGCCGGAGTTGCTGACCCAGGGCGGTTCCCCCAAAGCCCTGGTAGAAGAGCGAGGTCTGAGTCAAATTTCTGATCCCGCTGAAATTGAGGCCATGATCGATGAGGTGCTCGCGGCCCATCCCGAAGAACTCGCCGCCTATCGCGGCGGCAAGAAAAAGCTCCAGGGCTTCTTTGTAGGGCAGCTCATGAAGCAGAGCGGAGGCCGTGTGGATCCAAAATTGAGTAATCAACTACTTAGTCAAAAGCTGAATCAATGA
- a CDS encoding 4-hydroxybenzoate solanesyltransferase: MASPSTRPRPSLFDAIIRLLRWDKPAGRLILMIPALWSVVLAAEGQPPLPLVGVIILGTLATSAAGCVVNDLWDRNIDPHVARTRTRPLAARDLTVQVGLGVLLVSLLCAYGLSLYLNALSFWLCVLAVPFILFYPLAKRVFPVPQLVLSLAWGFAVLIPWAAVKSTLELPVWILWLAVVLWTLGFDTVYAIPDRDDDRRLGVNSAALYFGDYTPQFVGFCYLGTWLLFIWLGLLLFLALPYWLGLAIALMAWSRQSYLLSRYNPPLSLYGQVFRQNVQLGFGLLVGMILGMLL, encoded by the coding sequence ATGGCGAGTCCTTCTACCCGTCCTCGACCCTCCCTTTTCGATGCCATCATTCGACTGTTGCGTTGGGACAAGCCGGCTGGGCGACTCATTTTAATGATCCCGGCCCTGTGGTCGGTGGTGCTGGCCGCCGAGGGGCAGCCGCCGTTGCCATTAGTGGGTGTCATCATCTTGGGCACTCTGGCGACCAGTGCAGCTGGCTGCGTCGTCAACGACCTGTGGGATCGTAACATTGACCCCCATGTGGCCCGCACCCGTACCCGCCCCCTGGCGGCCCGCGATCTCACGGTACAAGTCGGTTTGGGCGTCCTGCTGGTATCGCTGCTCTGTGCCTACGGGTTATCGCTCTATCTCAATGCCCTTAGCTTTTGGCTCTGCGTGTTGGCGGTGCCATTTATTTTGTTCTACCCGCTGGCAAAGCGGGTGTTTCCGGTGCCGCAGCTGGTGCTATCTCTGGCTTGGGGGTTTGCGGTACTGATTCCCTGGGCAGCGGTGAAGAGCACCCTAGAGCTGCCCGTATGGATATTGTGGCTTGCCGTGGTGCTCTGGACCCTCGGCTTTGATACCGTCTATGCCATCCCCGATCGCGACGACGATCGCCGCTTGGGCGTCAATTCTGCGGCCCTTTACTTTGGTGACTACACCCCCCAGTTTGTGGGCTTTTGCTATTTAGGCACCTGGCTGCTGTTCATTTGGCTAGGCCTATTGCTCTTTTTGGCTCTGCCCTACTGGCTGGGGTTAGCGATCGCGCTGATGGCCTGGTCCCGGCAGTCATATCTACTCAGCCGTTACAACCCACCCTTGAGCCTCTACGGGCAAGTCTTCAGGCAAAATGTCCAGCTCGGCTTCGGGTTGCTAGTCGGTATGATTTTAGGCATGCTGCTCTAA